In a single window of the Bacteroidota bacterium genome:
- a CDS encoding division/cell wall cluster transcriptional repressor MraZ: MLNLIGVYECSLDAKGRLLLPSAFKKQLQPVLDKGFVVKRSVFQKCLELYSMDEWTAMVKDVNKLNRFKKKNVDFIRMFNAGVKPVELDNTGRLLLPKDLMTFGGISKNIVMSAAVNMIEIWDKDRYEQAINDPSIDFGDLAEEVMGSMGNRNEDVDLP; encoded by the coding sequence ATGTTGAATCTCATCGGCGTGTATGAATGTAGCTTGGATGCAAAGGGGCGTTTGCTGCTCCCTTCTGCGTTCAAAAAGCAGCTGCAGCCTGTGCTCGACAAGGGGTTTGTGGTAAAGCGCAGTGTGTTTCAGAAGTGCCTGGAGCTGTACAGTATGGACGAGTGGACAGCGATGGTGAAGGATGTGAACAAGCTGAACCGCTTTAAGAAGAAGAATGTTGACTTCATCCGCATGTTTAACGCCGGTGTGAAGCCCGTTGAGCTGGATAATACCGGCCGTTTGTTGTTGCCTAAAGATCTGATGACGTTTGGCGGAATCTCCAAAAACATCGTGATGTCGGCAGCGGTAAACATGATTGAGATCTGGGATAAGGACCGCTACGAGCAGGCTATCAACGATCCTTCAATCGACTTTGGCGATCTGGCCGAAGAAGTAATGGGCAGCATGGGTAATCGTAACGAGGATGTTGACTTACCATAA
- a CDS encoding 1-acyl-sn-glycerol-3-phosphate acyltransferase, which translates to MADKFIDIEKVIASKNPKLLKWLPGFLLRYIKRILHEKDVNAFMAQNGHLKNFEFVRAVLEEFGVTLVVKGLENIPATGKCIIAANHPLGGLDGLALMEAAGQKRPDIQFLVNDILMNLKSLDELFVPVNKHGAQYAMDSINNAYASDRPVLIFPAGLVSRKQENGIEDLVWKKSFITQSQRNQSPIVPTFIEGKNSKFFYNIEVWRRRLGIKANIGMFYLVDEMYKQKGKTITIIFGKPVMPETLTPQISPVEWSARLKAHVYAIGSGKHDLEFKPAAHTQHASA; encoded by the coding sequence ATGGCAGACAAGTTTATTGATATAGAAAAAGTTATTGCTTCCAAAAATCCCAAACTGCTTAAATGGCTGCCCGGATTTTTGCTGCGCTACATCAAACGCATTTTGCATGAGAAGGATGTGAATGCGTTTATGGCGCAAAACGGCCACCTCAAAAACTTCGAGTTTGTGCGGGCCGTGCTTGAGGAATTCGGCGTAACACTGGTAGTGAAAGGACTTGAAAATATTCCCGCCACCGGCAAATGTATCATTGCCGCCAACCACCCGCTGGGCGGGCTCGACGGGCTTGCGCTGATGGAAGCAGCCGGACAAAAACGACCCGATATTCAGTTTCTGGTGAATGATATTCTGATGAACCTGAAAAGTCTCGATGAGCTTTTTGTACCGGTAAACAAACATGGTGCGCAGTATGCCATGGATTCCATAAACAACGCATACGCTTCAGACAGACCTGTGCTCATTTTCCCTGCCGGATTAGTTTCGCGTAAACAGGAAAACGGTATTGAAGATCTGGTTTGGAAAAAATCATTCATTACCCAATCGCAGCGCAACCAGTCGCCAATTGTGCCCACATTTATTGAAGGGAAAAACTCAAAATTCTTTTACAACATAGAAGTATGGCGGCGCAGGCTGGGAATAAAAGCCAATATCGGCATGTTTTATCTGGTGGATGAAATGTATAAGCAGAAAGGCAAGACAATAACAATTATATTTGGCAAGCCGGTAATGCCCGAAACACTCACCCCCCAGATTAGTCCGGTGGAATGGTCGGCCCGATTAAAAGCGCATGTGTATGCTATTGGAAGCGGGAAACACGATCTTGAGTTTAAGCCGGCGGCACACACACAACACGCTTCTGCATGA
- a CDS encoding GNAT family N-acetyltransferase, which translates to MQPVIPPVDRALIEQELNKNTFIRHTNNGDNLLYIVNIHNAPHTVREIGRLREVTFRAAGGGTGLDCDLDELDTCEKCYEQLLVWNPADKEIVGGYRFIRCADARDAEGKYNLATMELFAFSSKFENEYLPYTIELGRSFVQPAYQPSATNRKGLFSLDNLWDGLGALVIDNPDIRYFFGKVTMYRHYNVTARDYILQFMDHYFPDHENLVWPHRPVLRNTPVTELENELAGQNYKDGHRILNQHVRALDENIPPLVNAYMNLSASMRNFGTAINDHFGDVDETGILVTIADIYDSKKERHVSSYLAEKNK; encoded by the coding sequence ATGCAGCCCGTTATTCCTCCTGTTGACCGTGCTCTGATTGAGCAGGAACTCAATAAGAACACATTTATCCGCCATACCAACAATGGCGATAACCTGCTTTACATTGTAAACATTCACAACGCCCCGCATACCGTGCGCGAAATCGGTCGCCTGCGCGAAGTAACTTTCCGTGCGGCTGGCGGAGGCACAGGGCTCGACTGCGATCTCGACGAGCTGGATACCTGCGAGAAATGCTACGAGCAGTTGCTGGTGTGGAACCCGGCCGATAAGGAAATTGTAGGTGGTTACCGTTTCATCCGATGCGCCGATGCGCGCGATGCCGAAGGCAAATACAACCTGGCCACCATGGAGCTGTTTGCCTTCAGTTCGAAATTCGAAAACGAATACCTCCCCTATACCATTGAGCTGGGCCGCTCGTTTGTGCAGCCCGCTTACCAGCCTTCGGCCACCAACCGCAAAGGATTGTTCTCGCTCGATAATCTTTGGGACGGACTCGGGGCACTTGTTATCGACAATCCCGACATCAGGTACTTCTTCGGCAAAGTAACCATGTACCGCCACTACAATGTAACCGCCCGCGATTACATTCTGCAATTCATGGATCATTATTTCCCCGATCATGAAAACCTGGTGTGGCCGCACCGCCCTGTACTGCGCAATACGCCGGTAACCGAACTGGAAAACGAACTGGCCGGGCAGAATTACAAAGACGGCCACCGCATTCTCAACCAGCACGTGCGCGCGCTCGATGAGAACATTCCGCCGCTGGTCAATGCTTACATGAACCTCAGTGCCAGCATGCGCAATTTCGGCACCGCCATAAATGATCATTTCGGCGATGTGGATGAAACCGGCATTCTGGTAACCATTGCCGATATTTATGACTCGAAAAAAGAGCGGCATGTGAGTTCGTACCTCGCGGAGAAAAACAAATAA
- a CDS encoding sterol desaturase family protein, whose product MKNYIDIFLQSFRDYGRYLWNEILHPHWGNYFYWLIGLSFVVWALELVFPWRKQQRAIRDDFWLDVFYMFFNFFLFSLVIFNGVSNVGVQLFNDFIGLFGLKNLVAFETGSWPVWAQLLTLFIVRDFVQWNIHRLLHRVPWLWEVHKVHHSVQQMGFAAHLRYHWMENVVYRTLEYIPLAMIGFGISDFLLVHLFTLAVGHLNHANIYLPLGPLKYIFNSPQMHIWHHAEEMPPTHKNGINFGLTLSVWDYLFGTAVIPHNGRDIPLGFERVNQFPRSFLGQLLYPFRRR is encoded by the coding sequence ATGAAAAACTACATTGATATTTTTCTGCAAAGCTTCCGCGATTACGGCCGCTATCTGTGGAATGAAATTCTCCATCCGCACTGGGGCAATTATTTCTACTGGCTCATTGGCTTATCGTTTGTGGTGTGGGCGCTGGAGCTTGTGTTCCCGTGGCGCAAACAACAGAGAGCCATACGCGATGATTTCTGGCTCGATGTCTTTTACATGTTTTTCAATTTCTTTCTGTTCTCGCTCGTCATCTTCAATGGCGTGTCTAATGTAGGTGTACAGCTGTTCAATGATTTTATCGGGCTGTTTGGCTTGAAAAATTTAGTGGCTTTTGAAACCGGCAGCTGGCCGGTGTGGGCACAGTTACTCACACTGTTTATTGTACGCGATTTTGTGCAGTGGAATATTCACCGTCTGCTGCACCGTGTGCCGTGGTTGTGGGAAGTGCATAAAGTACATCATTCGGTGCAGCAAATGGGTTTTGCGGCACACCTGCGCTATCACTGGATGGAAAATGTAGTGTACCGCACACTCGAATACATTCCGCTGGCCATGATCGGTTTCGGTATCAGCGATTTTCTGCTTGTGCATTTGTTCACACTTGCCGTGGGTCATCTCAATCATGCCAACATTTATTTGCCGCTGGGCCCGCTCAAATACATTTTCAATTCGCCGCAAATGCACATCTGGCATCATGCCGAAGAAATGCCGCCCACACACAAAAACGGCATCAATTTCGGGCTCACACTCAGTGTGTGGGATTATCTTTTCGGCACTGCCGTTATTCCGCACAACGGACGCGATATTCCGCTGGGTTTCGAGCGTGTAAATCAGTTTCCGCGCAGTTTCCTCGGCCAGCTGCTTTACCCCTTCCGCCGCCGTTGA
- a CDS encoding YihA family ribosome biogenesis GTP-binding protein: MKISSAVYISSNADVKKCPPADKPEFAFIGRSNVGKSSLINMLCGINGLARISARPGKTQIINHYLINKQWYLVDLPGYGYAKVSKEKRSGFDKMISGYILGRSNLICVFVLIDIRIPPQEIDLLFMGNLAENGIPFCMVFTKADKIGKVAVRKAVADYHNHMRAEWEELPTHFITSSEKGTGRDELLKFVEANSVL, from the coding sequence GTGAAAATCTCCTCAGCCGTTTATATTTCCAGCAACGCCGACGTAAAAAAATGCCCGCCGGCCGATAAGCCTGAGTTTGCCTTCATTGGCCGCTCCAATGTAGGTAAGTCCTCACTCATCAATATGCTGTGCGGAATAAACGGACTGGCCCGCATCTCGGCGCGCCCCGGAAAAACACAGATCATCAATCACTACCTCATCAACAAGCAGTGGTACCTTGTTGATTTACCGGGCTACGGCTACGCCAAAGTCTCTAAAGAAAAACGTTCGGGCTTCGATAAAATGATCAGCGGCTACATTCTCGGCCGCAGCAATCTTATCTGCGTATTCGTACTTATCGACATACGCATTCCTCCGCAGGAAATCGACCTGCTTTTCATGGGCAACCTGGCCGAAAACGGCATTCCATTCTGCATGGTTTTTACCAAAGCTGACAAAATCGGGAAAGTAGCCGTAAGAAAAGCCGTTGCCGATTATCACAACCACATGCGTGCCGAGTGGGAAGAACTTCCCACACATTTCATCACCTCTTCCGAAAAAGGAACCGGCCGCGATGAACTGCTGAAGTTTGTAGAAGCGAATAGTGTACTGTAA
- a CDS encoding CBS domain-containing protein — MTANDLITDDIPPLRIDDTAEKALRWMDEFRVSNLAVINGTEFVGIISDSILLDFNDPDAPIGSQRISLVRPVLLGTQHVYDALKLMAELNLDVIAVTDENGHYSGTISIQRLAERMATLAAVREPGGILELEVNSVDYSLSQIAQIVEGNDAKILSVYVSPLADNSKILVTLKINREDLSRILQTFARYNYTVLATHHQSEFTEDLKRRYDEFMNFINM, encoded by the coding sequence ATGACAGCAAACGACCTCATTACCGACGATATACCGCCGCTTCGGATTGACGATACGGCTGAAAAGGCTTTGCGCTGGATGGACGAATTTCGTGTGTCGAATCTGGCGGTGATAAACGGCACCGAATTCGTGGGCATTATCTCCGATTCTATTCTTCTTGATTTCAACGACCCTGATGCACCCATCGGTTCACAGCGTATTTCGCTGGTGCGGCCGGTGCTGCTGGGTACGCAGCATGTATATGATGCATTGAAACTCATGGCCGAACTGAATCTTGATGTAATTGCCGTGACCGATGAAAACGGCCATTATTCAGGCACCATAAGCATACAGCGACTGGCCGAACGCATGGCAACACTTGCTGCAGTGCGCGAGCCGGGCGGAATTCTGGAGCTGGAAGTGAACAGTGTGGACTATTCGCTTTCGCAGATTGCGCAGATTGTAGAAGGGAATGATGCCAAGATTCTGAGCGTGTATGTTTCACCGTTGGCTGATAACTCGAAAATTCTTGTCACGCTGAAGATTAACCGCGAGGATTTATCGCGTATTCTGCAAACTTTTGCACGTTACAATTATACCGTGCTGGCCACGCACCATCAAAGCGAATTTACCGAAGACCTCAAGCGCCGTTACGACGAGTTTATGAATTTCATAAATATGTAA
- a CDS encoding transposase yields the protein MSNYKFHDSRLPYFVTFTVVRWVDIFTRKDYRDIIVESLNYCITHKGLKVHAWCLMSNHLHMIMSAENNTPGAIIRDFKKYTAKRIIKHLTTHREESRRTWLLWIFNNAGKGNPDNTYYQLWQNGSHPIVLYSPHVTAQKMNYIHQNPVKAGIVSSAEHYLYSSALDYSGIPGLIPLEVVAA from the coding sequence ATGAGCAACTATAAATTTCATGATTCCCGTTTACCATATTTCGTCACGTTCACCGTTGTACGCTGGGTTGATATTTTCACCCGAAAAGATTATCGAGATATTATCGTGGAAAGCCTTAATTATTGCATAACACATAAAGGCCTTAAAGTGCATGCTTGGTGTTTGATGTCGAACCATCTGCACATGATAATGAGTGCAGAAAATAACACACCAGGTGCCATTATCCGCGACTTTAAAAAGTACACCGCAAAGAGAATCATTAAACACCTTACCACGCATCGTGAAGAAAGCCGCCGTACATGGCTGCTCTGGATTTTTAATAACGCTGGAAAAGGAAACCCCGACAATACTTACTATCAACTCTGGCAAAATGGAAGTCACCCGATTGTGTTGTATTCACCACACGTTACGGCGCAGAAAATGAACTACATCCATCAGAATCCGGTAAAAGCGGGTATTGTATCAAGCGCCGAGCATTACCTGTACAGCAGTGCGTTGGATTATTCAGGAATTCCCGGATTGATACCACTGGAAGTTGTGGCGGCATAA
- the recQ gene encoding DNA helicase RecQ — protein sequence MQERAQHVLKEYFGYEQFRPLQQDIIDSVLAGCDTVVLMPTGGGKSICFQVPALLKDGVCIVISPLLALMKDQVDALRAAGIGAGALNSAVSPGEQQDLVMRCRNGEVKLLYLSPERMLSDLPWLKQQFPISFVAIDEAHCISAWGHDFRPEYTQLHQLRTLLPGIPVMALTATADKITRRDIIRQLALNNPNVFVASFDRPNLSLAVKHGLNKKQRDTEIADFIADRPGQPGIIYCMSRRLTEELAETLKAEGINAACYHAGMDNASRERTQLDFIHDRIQVVCATVAFGMGIDKSNVRWVIHYNLPKNPESYYQEIGRAGRDGAPADTLLFHTVGDLVLLSKLAAESGQPELNAAKLQRMQQVAEANICRRRILLSCFGEAAQNDCGNCDVCKNPPAFFDGTVLAQKALSAVVRTNEEAGINMLVDVLRGSSRAEVLERNYHQIKTWGAGRDVSFADWQQYMLQFIHLGLLEIAYDEGFALKITEAGRQVLKGMGKVQLSVLVHETPQEKKQKKEARQKQRSMPAQTTDATPEEQLFQQLRRLRLNIANDEGVPPYIVFSDRTLREMAAELPQTEEDMMAVSGVGRHKFELYGEVFIEAIKSFAGGGSDESSAAPAKKKARGDSYRETLEMYRQGLNVEEIAQRRQLNPTTIWSHIAQLYLNGEPMNIRDFVTDGEIAKVKIALEKLGKVTALKPVFDALGGDVPYHKIRLALAWLEKN from the coding sequence ATGCAGGAGCGCGCACAGCACGTATTGAAAGAGTATTTCGGCTATGAACAGTTCAGGCCGTTGCAGCAGGATATTATCGATTCGGTGCTGGCCGGGTGTGATACGGTGGTGCTGATGCCCACAGGCGGCGGCAAATCAATATGCTTTCAGGTGCCGGCCTTGCTGAAAGACGGTGTATGTATTGTGATTTCGCCTTTGCTGGCGCTGATGAAAGATCAGGTGGATGCGTTGCGGGCGGCTGGTATTGGCGCGGGCGCACTGAACAGCGCGGTGTCGCCGGGCGAGCAGCAGGATCTTGTAATGCGCTGCCGCAACGGCGAAGTGAAACTGCTCTATCTCTCGCCCGAACGTATGCTGAGCGATTTGCCCTGGCTGAAGCAGCAATTTCCCATAAGCTTTGTTGCAATAGACGAGGCGCACTGCATTTCGGCCTGGGGGCATGATTTCAGGCCGGAATACACCCAGCTTCATCAGCTGCGCACTTTGCTGCCGGGCATTCCGGTAATGGCGCTCACCGCCACAGCCGATAAAATCACCCGCCGCGACATAATCCGCCAGCTTGCGCTCAACAATCCGAACGTGTTTGTAGCCTCGTTTGACCGGCCCAACCTCAGCCTTGCCGTAAAACATGGCCTCAACAAAAAGCAGCGCGATACAGAAATAGCCGATTTTATTGCCGACCGTCCGGGCCAGCCGGGCATAATTTACTGCATGAGCCGCCGCCTTACCGAAGAGCTGGCCGAAACGCTGAAAGCAGAAGGTATAAACGCCGCCTGCTACCATGCGGGTATGGACAATGCCTCGCGCGAACGCACCCAGCTCGATTTCATTCACGACCGCATTCAGGTGGTGTGCGCCACGGTGGCTTTTGGCATGGGTATCGACAAGTCGAACGTGCGCTGGGTGATTCATTACAACCTGCCGAAGAATCCCGAAAGCTATTACCAGGAAATAGGCCGTGCCGGCCGCGATGGTGCTCCGGCCGATACGCTGCTGTTTCACACCGTGGGCGATCTGGTGCTGCTTTCGAAACTGGCGGCCGAAAGTGGTCAGCCCGAGCTGAATGCCGCCAAGCTGCAACGCATGCAGCAGGTGGCCGAAGCCAATATTTGCCGCCGCCGCATTTTGCTGTCGTGCTTTGGCGAAGCGGCGCAAAACGATTGCGGGAACTGCGATGTATGTAAAAATCCGCCTGCGTTTTTCGATGGCACAGTACTGGCGCAGAAAGCCCTGTCGGCTGTGGTGCGCACAAACGAGGAGGCGGGCATTAACATGCTGGTGGATGTGCTGCGCGGTTCATCGCGTGCGGAGGTGCTGGAGCGGAATTACCACCAGATTAAAACCTGGGGGGCAGGCCGCGATGTGTCTTTTGCCGACTGGCAGCAATACATGCTGCAGTTCATTCACCTTGGCCTGCTCGAAATTGCCTACGACGAAGGCTTTGCGCTGAAGATAACCGAGGCCGGCCGCCAGGTACTGAAAGGCATGGGCAAAGTGCAGCTGAGCGTGCTTGTGCATGAAACACCGCAAGAGAAAAAGCAAAAGAAAGAAGCCCGGCAGAAGCAGCGCAGCATGCCGGCGCAAACTACAGATGCAACACCCGAAGAGCAGTTGTTTCAGCAGTTACGCCGTTTACGCCTGAACATTGCCAACGACGAAGGGGTGCCGCCCTACATTGTATTCAGCGACCGCACCCTGCGCGAAATGGCCGCCGAATTGCCGCAAACGGAAGAAGACATGATGGCTGTATCGGGCGTTGGACGGCATAAATTTGAGCTTTATGGCGAAGTATTTATTGAAGCGATAAAAAGCTTTGCGGGGGGCGGAAGCGATGAAAGCAGCGCGGCACCCGCAAAGAAAAAAGCCCGCGGCGACAGCTACCGCGAAACACTGGAAATGTACCGGCAGGGGTTGAATGTGGAGGAAATTGCACAGCGTCGTCAGCTTAATCCTACCACTATCTGGAGCCATATTGCCCAGCTTTATCTCAATGGCGAGCCAATGAATATCAGGGATTTTGTGACAGACGGGGAAATTGCGAAGGTGAAAATTGCATTGGAGAAATTGGGCAAGGTAACTGCGCTCAAGCCGGTGTTTGATGCGTTGGGGGGAGATGTGCCTTATCATAAAATTCGTTTGGCGCTGGCCTGGCTGGAAAAGAACTAA
- a CDS encoding T9SS type A sorting domain-containing protein translates to MKKIYSLLLSGLLLFSALCFSFTAKAQVLYDNGPIFNSAGTGAGGANESVLYTGSFSMATIGFGHQQTTFNHVADDFVISDCAWRIDSIAFFAYQTGSTTTSTINGVYFRIWDNIPDAAGANVVYGDTVTNRLTRTGWSGVYRITETTTGASNRPIMRSVCSVNGLVLQGGTFWLDWSATGTLASGPWAVPRVPVMVAITGNGRQRTGTVWNNALDGGTNIPAQGFPFIIYGTALNATADAGLGGAYCDTGLITLGGSPAGTGMGTLAFSWSPANGLSDSAIANPVASPSTTTAYVLTVSDTMGCVVRDTVEVIVNNTQTATLTEVACGSYTSPAGNIYTTSGIYTDTLATAAGCDSLITINLTVNQIATLTLNITECGTTYNSPAGNVYTTSGTYIDTVSSASGCDSIITITLSFQLPTASTIAPVVCNSYTSPGGQVLTASGMYMDTIPNAAGCDSVITINLTVNSATTSSITVNTCGVYTAPSGATYSETGIYTDTIANTSGCDSIITINLSTVVFNLGTIIGSNGYEITSLDSLPGTTWQWLYCDNNFLPAPGGNMQTFYNSYVTGNFAVQVTNGNCVDTSACVYVIAWGIEEFLRGQAIQLYPNPNNGFFMLDLLSPAQDIRLTISDITGRAIWTNTVSNAQFVPVNFEGPAGMYIIRIETETYSAVKNWMKSE, encoded by the coding sequence ATGAAGAAAATTTACTCACTCCTCCTGAGTGGCTTATTGTTATTTTCCGCACTGTGTTTTTCCTTTACCGCCAAAGCACAGGTGTTGTATGATAACGGTCCAATCTTTAACAGTGCCGGAACAGGTGCTGGCGGAGCCAACGAAAGTGTGCTTTACACTGGTTCGTTCTCGATGGCCACTATCGGGTTTGGTCACCAGCAAACCACATTCAACCATGTGGCTGATGATTTTGTAATTAGTGATTGTGCCTGGCGGATTGATTCAATTGCTTTTTTTGCCTACCAGACCGGTTCCACTACTACCTCCACAATTAACGGTGTTTACTTCCGGATCTGGGATAACATTCCTGATGCAGCCGGTGCCAATGTGGTATATGGCGATACCGTAACCAACAGGCTGACCCGCACAGGATGGTCTGGTGTGTACCGGATTACCGAAACCACCACAGGCGCCTCAAACCGGCCTATTATGCGCAGTGTATGCAGCGTAAACGGGCTTGTGCTTCAAGGCGGCACGTTCTGGCTCGACTGGAGTGCTACCGGTACGCTGGCTTCCGGGCCTTGGGCGGTGCCGCGTGTACCGGTTATGGTAGCCATTACGGGCAACGGCCGCCAGCGCACTGGTACAGTTTGGAATAATGCATTGGATGGAGGAACCAATATACCCGCTCAGGGATTCCCGTTTATTATTTATGGTACCGCACTGAATGCTACGGCTGATGCCGGACTGGGTGGTGCATACTGCGATACCGGATTAATCACCCTTGGCGGTTCGCCTGCCGGAACGGGCATGGGTACGCTTGCATTCAGTTGGTCGCCGGCAAACGGACTGAGCGATTCTGCCATTGCCAATCCTGTGGCTTCGCCCTCAACCACCACAGCTTACGTGCTTACCGTTAGTGATACAATGGGCTGTGTGGTCCGTGATACGGTTGAGGTTATTGTAAACAATACTCAAACAGCGACACTTACCGAAGTAGCTTGCGGCTCATACACATCTCCCGCAGGAAATATCTATACCACTTCGGGCATTTACACCGATACACTTGCCACTGCTGCCGGCTGCGACAGTCTGATTACGATTAATCTTACCGTAAACCAAATTGCCACACTGACCCTGAATATCACCGAGTGCGGAACAACCTATAATTCGCCTGCAGGAAATGTGTACACCACTTCGGGTACCTATATTGATACTGTAAGTTCTGCATCCGGCTGCGACAGCATCATTACCATCACCCTCAGCTTTCAGTTGCCCACGGCATCAACCATTGCACCTGTAGTGTGTAATAGCTACACGTCGCCCGGCGGGCAAGTACTAACTGCGTCCGGCATGTACATGGATACTATTCCGAATGCGGCCGGCTGCGACAGTGTAATCACCATTAACCTTACGGTTAATTCTGCCACTACTTCATCAATCACTGTAAATACCTGCGGCGTATATACTGCACCCAGCGGCGCTACCTATTCCGAAACCGGCATTTACACGGATACCATTGCCAATACAAGTGGTTGCGACAGTATCATTACCATTAATCTTAGCACTGTAGTATTCAACCTCGGAACCATAATCGGTAGTAATGGTTATGAAATTACTTCGCTTGATTCACTTCCCGGTACAACCTGGCAGTGGCTGTATTGCGATAACAATTTTTTGCCGGCACCCGGCGGAAACATGCAAACATTTTACAATAGTTATGTTACCGGAAACTTTGCGGTACAGGTAACCAATGGTAATTGTGTGGACACATCGGCATGCGTATATGTGATCGCATGGGGCATCGAAGAATTCCTCCGCGGACAGGCCATTCAGCTTTACCCTAACCCGAACAACGGTTTCTTTATGCTTGATCTGCTTTCGCCGGCACAGGATATCCGCTTAACCATTTCTGATATTACCGGACGTGCAATCTGGACAAACACTGTTTCAAATGCACAGTTTGTTCCGGTTAATTTCGAAGGCCCGGCCGGGATGTACATTATCCGTATTGAAACTGAAACCTACAGTGCAGTGAAGAACTGGATGAAGTCGGAATAA
- a CDS encoding helix-turn-helix domain-containing protein — MIKPIKTEADYQLALARLEQIFDAKPGSAEGDELEVLGILIEHYENQHFPIDLPDPVEAIQFRMEQLGLKQNDLAKLVGSKSHMSEVLNRKRKLTLEMIRRLSKALAIPAEVLIQTY; from the coding sequence ATGATAAAGCCCATAAAAACCGAAGCTGATTACCAGCTTGCCCTTGCCCGGCTGGAGCAAATTTTTGATGCCAAACCAGGCTCCGCAGAAGGTGATGAACTTGAAGTGCTAGGCATCCTTATAGAACACTACGAGAACCAGCATTTCCCGATAGATTTACCTGACCCGGTAGAGGCCATTCAGTTCAGGATGGAGCAACTTGGGCTGAAGCAAAATGACCTTGCAAAGCTGGTGGGCAGCAAAAGCCACATGAGCGAAGTGCTTAACCGTAAACGTAAACTTACGCTCGAAATGATACGCCGGTTAAGCAAGGCGCTGGCAATACCGGCTGAAGTACTTATTCAAACGTATTGA
- a CDS encoding type II toxin-antitoxin system HigB family toxin has protein sequence MRVVAKRTLREFWTRHSITEQALKSWYQEAEEAVWESPADIKKAYPSASILEDNRVVFNIKGNHFRLVVRINYAYKMVWIRFVGTHAMYDKIDARTV, from the coding sequence ATGCGAGTAGTAGCAAAAAGAACATTGAGGGAGTTTTGGACACGGCACAGCATTACCGAACAGGCATTAAAATCATGGTATCAGGAAGCGGAAGAGGCCGTATGGGAAAGTCCGGCAGATATAAAAAAAGCATATCCCTCGGCCAGTATTCTGGAAGATAACCGGGTTGTGTTTAATATAAAGGGAAACCATTTCAGGCTTGTTGTGAGAATTAACTATGCTTACAAAATGGTTTGGATTCGATTTGTAGGCACACATGCCATGTATGACAAGATTGATGCGCGAACTGTTTGA